Part of the Haloarcula laminariae genome is shown below.
CATGCGCGAGCGGTATCCGGATATCGAGTACGCCGACTCGGCCGCCAGCGCCCTCGAAGGGGCCTCGGGCGCGGTCGTCGTCACCGACTGGGACGAGTTCGCGGCGCTAAACGGCGAGTTCGACGCGATGGATGAGCCGGTCGTCGTGGACGGTCGAAGAATCGTCGAGCGCCGGGACGGCATCACCTACGAGGGGCTGACCTGGTAGGCTACGACTCGGCCGCGAACCGCTCCCGGACGACCGATTCCACGTCGTATCTGGTCTCCCAGCCCAGCCGCTCCCGCGCGGCGGTCGTGTCGACGGGGAACTCCGAGACGAGCGTCTCCTCGCCGGCCCGCGGGTTCTCGACGAGTTCGATGTCGACCTCGCGGCCGTGCTCGGCCGCGACGGACTGGACGAGTTCGGCGACGGTCTCGACGCCGGGGTCCTCGTCGCTGGCTATCTCGTACTTCTCGACGCCGGTCTCACCCGCGTCGAGCTGTTCGACCAGCCGCTCGGCGCTGCGCAGGTACGCGCGGGCCACGTCCTTGACGTGGACGAAGTTCCGACACTGGGTGCCCGGTTCGTACACCGTCAGCGTCTCGCCGGCCATCGCCCGCGAGAGGAAGAAGTTGATGACGGTCCCCTTGGATATCTCCCGGCCGCCGACTTCGTGGCCGCCGTAGAGGTTGGAAATCATGAACTGGTGGGCCGGGAACGCGCCGTCGGCGAACTCTTCGATGGCTCGTTCGCTGAGCAGTTTGGTGCGGCCGTACCAGTTCATCGGGTCCCGAGGGTGGTCGACCGTGATGGGGAACTCCGTCGGGTCCCCGAGCACGGCCATCGAGAAGGGGAATATCATCGCGGCGCCGGTCTTGTGGCAGAACCACGCGACGTTTTCGGTCCCCTGGACGTTACACTCGTAGGCGAGGTCCTGCTTTGCCTCGCAGTCGTCGACGCCCGAGATGGCCGCCAGATGCATGACGACGTCGGCGCCGTCCAGCGTCTCCTCCAGGCGGTCGCGGTTCCGGATGTCGACGTGTTCGACGTCGACGTCGCCCACCGAGCGGACGTCGCCGA
Proteins encoded:
- a CDS encoding NAD-dependent epimerase/dehydratase family protein, translated to MAETHIALTGAAGYIGSRVLVELEAQHPDWEITALDNFYLGDVRSVGDVDVEHVDIRNRDRLEETLDGADVVMHLAAISGVDDCEAKQDLAYECNVQGTENVAWFCHKTGAAMIFPFSMAVLGDPTEFPITVDHPRDPMNWYGRTKLLSERAIEEFADGAFPAHQFMISNLYGGHEVGGREISKGTVINFFLSRAMAGETLTVYEPGTQCRNFVHVKDVARAYLRSAERLVEQLDAGETGVEKYEIASDEDPGVETVAELVQSVAAEHGREVDIELVENPRAGEETLVSEFPVDTTAARERLGWETRYDVESVVRERFAAES